The DNA sequence CAGCCTTGCCTTTCAATTTGCGCAGGTAGTAGATGCGGCTCTGACGGACCACGCCCTCGGAAATCACTTCGATGCGATCGATACAGGGCGCGTGCAGGGGAAAAATACGTTCCACGCCGACACCGTCGGACATCTTGCGCACGACAAAGGTGCTGTCCGTGGTTCCACGCTTGAGGCGCAACACCACGCCCTGAAAAACCTGGATACGCTCCTTTTCGCCCTCGATGATCCGGGTATGCACCTTGACCGTGTCGCCAGCCCGAAATTTGGGAATGTCGGCACGCAGCTGCTCATTTTCAATCTTTTGAATGATGTTCATGGTTGTCTCCTTTATCTGAAGCAGCCGATTGAGCTGCCGAGTGTGTGCGTTAGCCCGCGTCGCCCAACAGGCGGTCCACCATGATGGACGCGGCGGAGCGTACGGACAGGTGATTGTACCTATCCAGAAATCGAATAGCCCGCAACATGCCGTCGGCTTGGGCGACGACGGAACCGTGCAGGCCATGCCCCGTACCCAGGACCAGCAGAACCGGCTCGTCCCGCAACCACTCCGCCACGCGCGGATAGGTC is a window from the Deltaproteobacteria bacterium genome containing:
- a CDS encoding 50S ribosomal protein L19, with the translated sequence MNIIQKIENEQLRADIPKFRAGDTVKVHTRIIEGEKERIQVFQGVVLRLKRGTTDSTFVVRKMSDGVGVERIFPLHAPCIDRIEVISEGVVRQSRIYYLRKLKGKAARIKTKKSW